The Nocardioides ochotonae genome segment CGCTCGCGCTGCTGCTCGAGGAGCAGGGCCGCACCGTCGCCCCGGTCCCGCTGTGGGCGGCCGGCGTGGCCCAGCTCGCGATCGCCGAGCACGGCACCGACGAGCAGCGCGCCCGGCTGCTGCCCGGCACCTGCGACGGCAGCACCCGCCTGACCCTCGCCCTCGAGGAGTACGTCGGGGAGCCGGACGCGCCGCAGTGCGCGGCCACCCGCGACGACGACGGCACCTGGCGCCTCACCGGCACCAAGGCGGTCGTGCCGAGCGTGCAGGGAGCGGCCGCGGTGCTGGTCTCCGCGACCACGCCCGACGGGGCTGGGCTGTTCCTGGTCCCGCTCGACGGGGCCGGCGTCAAGACCGAGCTGTCCGCGGTCACCTCCCACGACCTCGCCGCGGAGCTGCGCCTCGACGGCCAGGTCGCCGAGCCCGTCGGCACCCCGGGCGGGAACGCCCTCGCCGACGTGCTGCGCCTGTCCCGGGTCGCGCTCGCGGCCGTCCAGCTCGGCGTGGCCCAGGGGGCGATGCACCTCGCGGCGTCGTACCTCTCCGAGCGTGAGCAGTTCGGCCGCCCGCTGGGCACCTTCCAGGCGGTGCAGCACCAGCTGGCCGACTGCTGGATCGACGTCGACGCGATGCGCGTGACGCTGTGGCAGGCGCTCTCGGACCTGGGTGACCTGGCCGAGGCTGGCGACGACCCGGCGGTGCGCGCCGCGGCCGACCGCTCCGCGATGGTCGCCACCTGGTGGCGCACCCAGGCCGGGCTCGACGTGGTGCACCGCGTGCAGCACCTGCACGGCGGCATCGGCGTGGACGTGGACTACCCCGTCCACCGGTTCTTCCTGTGGGGCAAGCAGCTCTCGACCACGCTCGGCGGCGCGGGCGCGGCCCTCGCCGACCTGGGCGCGCTGCTGCCCACGCGCTGAGCCAGGTCCCGGCCCCGTCGTCCCGTGCGGACGGCGGGGCCGCTTCCGTTTGCGCACACCCCGCCGATCGCGGCGGTGCTACTGCACGAAGCGGAAGAGCGGGCTGTCGGCGTCGACGGTCTCGAAGCGGATCGGGGAGCGCTCCATGCGCGCCAGCAGGCCGGCGAGGTCGGCGGCGTGCTGGAGCTCGATGCCGACGAGCGCGGGCCCGGTCTCGCGGTTGGAGCGCTTGACGTACTCGAAGAGCGTGATGTCGTCGTCGGGGCCGAGCACCTCGTCGAGGAAGCGCCGCAGCGCACCGGGCTCCTGGGGGAACTCGACCAGGAAGTAGTGCTTGAGGCCTTCGTAGACCAGCGCGCGCTCGACGACCTCGGCGTAGCGCGACACGTCGTTGTTGCCGCCCGAGACGATCACCACGACCGTGGAGGCGGGCTCGAGGTGCACGCCGCCGTCGGCCTCGGAGAGGCGCAGGGTGGCCGAGGCGAGCGCGCCGGCGGGCTCCGCGATGATCCCGTCGGACTGGTAGAGGTCGAGCATCTCGACGGCCACCAGCCCCTCGGGCACCGCGACCAGCTCCGGCTTGACCTGCTGGACGACCTCGAAGGTCCAGTCGCCGGACCGGCGTACGGCGGCGCCGTCGACGAACCCGTCGAGACCTGCGGCGTCGAGCTCGACCGGCTCGCCGGCCGCGAGGGCGGCGGCCATGCACGCGGCGGCGGCCGGCTCGGCGCCGATGACGCGGACGCCGGGCGCCCGGTCGGCGAGGTAGGTGACCATGCCGGCCAGCAGCCCGCCGCCGCCGACCGGGACGACCACCGCGTCCGGCTCGCGGCCGAGCTGCTCGAGGACCTCGCGGGCGACGGTGCCCTGTCCGGCGATCGTGCGCGGGTCGTCGAAGGCGGGGACCGGGGTGGCCCCGGTCGCCTCGGCGTACGCCGCGCTGGCGGCGGCTGCGTCGTCGTAGCTGTCGCCGACGATCACGATCTCGACGTAGCGGCCGCCGAGGACCTTGATCCGCTCGCGCTTCTGGCGCGGCGTGGTGCGGGGCAGGTGCACCCGAGCCTGCACGCCGGCGCGCGCGCACGCGAGCGCGAC includes the following:
- the ilvA gene encoding threonine ammonia-lyase IlvA, which codes for MDLPTSSDVDHAAARIAGVVTRTPLQHSARLSSLLGLEVWLKREDLQPVRSYKLRGAYNLIEQLSDEARARGVTCASAGNHAQGVALACARAGVQARVHLPRTTPRQKRERIKVLGGRYVEIVIVGDSYDDAAAASAAYAEATGATPVPAFDDPRTIAGQGTVAREVLEQLGREPDAVVVPVGGGGLLAGMVTYLADRAPGVRVIGAEPAAAACMAAALAAGEPVELDAAGLDGFVDGAAVRRSGDWTFEVVQQVKPELVAVPEGLVAVEMLDLYQSDGIIAEPAGALASATLRLSEADGGVHLEPASTVVVIVSGGNNDVSRYAEVVERALVYEGLKHYFLVEFPQEPGALRRFLDEVLGPDDDITLFEYVKRSNRETGPALVGIELQHAADLAGLLARMERSPIRFETVDADSPLFRFVQ
- a CDS encoding acyl-CoA dehydrogenase family protein, translated to MDFNLDEDLATVAELASTVFAGKASTDRVREIETTETRIDEELWGSLAETGLLGIALPEELGGAGMGPWALALLLEEQGRTVAPVPLWAAGVAQLAIAEHGTDEQRARLLPGTCDGSTRLTLALEEYVGEPDAPQCAATRDDDGTWRLTGTKAVVPSVQGAAAVLVSATTPDGAGLFLVPLDGAGVKTELSAVTSHDLAAELRLDGQVAEPVGTPGGNALADVLRLSRVALAAVQLGVAQGAMHLAASYLSEREQFGRPLGTFQAVQHQLADCWIDVDAMRVTLWQALSDLGDLAEAGDDPAVRAAADRSAMVATWWRTQAGLDVVHRVQHLHGGIGVDVDYPVHRFFLWGKQLSTTLGGAGAALADLGALLPTR